From the Alloalcanivorax dieselolei B5 genome, one window contains:
- a CDS encoding MBL fold metallo-hydrolase produces the protein MAALIPGQSTAIATNAWRVLGRNPGMMTGPGTNSYLVGGRALTVIDPGPTDPEHTRALLAAAEELGRPIERIIVTHTHRDHSPGAHDLAAATGAVLEGPWVPDDGLQDTTWEPARELKDGDTVDCGGLTLEVIATPGHVGNHLCYLLKEEALLFTGDHLIQGSTVVIAPPSGSMNAYLSSLDKLRQWDIKRMAPGHGDVIDEPLALVDHTINHRLEREKKVFAALTGEATSVPDLVKRVYDDVPEFLHGVACLSLEAHLIKLHEDGRAHRQADLWRLP, from the coding sequence ATGGCGGCGCTGATTCCCGGCCAGTCCACGGCCATCGCTACCAATGCCTGGCGTGTGCTGGGCCGTAACCCCGGCATGATGACCGGCCCCGGCACCAACAGCTATCTGGTGGGCGGCCGCGCCCTGACGGTGATTGATCCCGGCCCCACCGACCCGGAGCATACCCGGGCTCTGCTGGCCGCGGCCGAGGAACTGGGGCGACCGATCGAGCGCATTATCGTCACCCACACCCATCGCGATCATTCCCCCGGAGCCCATGACTTGGCCGCCGCCACCGGTGCCGTGCTGGAAGGCCCCTGGGTGCCGGACGATGGTTTGCAGGACACCACCTGGGAACCGGCCCGCGAGCTCAAGGACGGTGATACCGTGGACTGCGGCGGCCTGACCCTGGAGGTGATCGCCACACCCGGTCATGTCGGTAACCACCTGTGTTACCTGCTAAAGGAAGAGGCGCTGCTGTTCACCGGCGACCATCTGATTCAGGGGTCCACCGTGGTGATAGCCCCGCCTTCGGGCTCCATGAACGCCTATCTGTCTTCCCTGGACAAGCTGCGGCAATGGGATATCAAACGCATGGCTCCCGGGCATGGCGACGTCATTGACGAGCCGTTGGCGCTGGTGGATCACACCATCAACCACCGGCTGGAGCGGGAAAAGAAAGTCTTCGCCGCCCTCACCGGCGAGGCCACCAGCGTGCCGGACCTGGTGAAACGGGTTTACGACGATGTGCCTGAATTCCTGCACGGTGTGGCGTGTCTGTCACTCGAGGCGCATCTGATCAAGCTGCATGAAGATGGCCGCGCCCATCGCCAGGCTGACCTCTGGCGCCTTCCTTAA
- the yaaA gene encoding peroxide stress protein YaaA, giving the protein MLIVVSPAKTLDYESSLPALRATQPRMLDDSETLVERARKLSPADLSSLMGVSDKIAHLNVERFALWQRPFNKDNARPALFAFKGDVYTGLDVSRFSKDDLAAAQHRLRMLSGLYGVLRPLDLMQPYRLEMGTKLDTPAGKDLYAFWDERITRQLIKDMRAVGTDVLVNLASNEYFKSVRTKLLPGPVIEPVFQDEKNGKYKVISFYAKKARGMMAAWILRKGFEKPEDLKRFREAGYRYDKTSSTDTKPVFRRAEQGG; this is encoded by the coding sequence ATGCTGATAGTGGTCTCGCCGGCCAAGACCCTGGATTACGAGTCATCATTGCCGGCGCTGCGCGCCACTCAACCGCGCATGCTGGATGACAGTGAAACACTGGTGGAAAGAGCCCGCAAACTGTCGCCGGCGGATCTGTCCAGCCTGATGGGGGTGAGTGACAAGATCGCCCACCTCAACGTCGAGCGCTTCGCTCTGTGGCAACGCCCCTTCAACAAGGACAATGCCCGTCCGGCACTCTTCGCCTTCAAAGGGGATGTTTACACCGGACTGGATGTAAGCCGGTTCAGCAAGGACGACCTGGCCGCCGCACAGCATCGGCTGCGCATGCTGAGCGGTCTTTACGGAGTCCTGCGGCCGCTGGATCTGATGCAACCGTATCGTCTGGAAATGGGCACCAAACTGGACACACCGGCCGGCAAGGACCTGTACGCCTTCTGGGATGAACGCATTACCCGGCAACTGATCAAGGACATGCGCGCCGTGGGCACTGACGTGCTGGTGAACCTTGCTTCCAATGAATACTTCAAATCCGTGCGAACCAAACTGTTGCCGGGGCCGGTCATCGAGCCGGTCTTTCAGGATGAGAAGAACGGCAAATATAAAGTCATCAGTTTCTACGCCAAAAAAGCCCGCGGCATGATGGCGGCCTGGATATTGCGCAAGGGGTTTGAAAAGCCCGAGGATCTGAAGCGATTCAGGGAGGCGGGGTATCGCTATGACAAAACGTCTTCCACGGACACCAAACCGGTGTTCCGAAGAGCCGAGCAGGGCGGTTGA